In a single window of the Elaeis guineensis isolate ETL-2024a chromosome 8, EG11, whole genome shotgun sequence genome:
- the LOC105050190 gene encoding uncharacterized protein: METGGGGMGGRARQRWKRLKERLRFKGVAWCGSPRARSRAADIHHRSPFDASTTASQEDAAVAGPRYRREAAAVARNRRESDQDFGCILDQAPAGDAAAAAAAAAIGEEEEEEMNLAMALAAERQLRAAERDVTMTPFTERSSLMRLMDEAGEEGRKEEEEVGEWWGCCVCMGRQKGAAFIPCGHTFCRVCARELWISRGSCPLCNQLILETLDIY, translated from the coding sequence ATGGAAACAGGGGGAGGAGGGATGGGGGGCCGGGCGCGGCAGCGGTGGAAGAGATTGAAAGAGCGGCTGCGGTTCAAGGGCGTCGCCTGGTGCGGCAGCCCCAGGGCCCGTTCCCGCGCCGCCGACATCCATCACCGCTCCCCCTTCGACGCCTCCACCACCGCATCCCAAGAAGACGCCGCGGTAGCGGGGCCGAGGTACCGGCGGGAGGCGGCGGCGGTGGCGAGGAACCGGAGGGAGAGCGATCAGGATTTCGGGTGCATCCTGGACCAGGCGCCGGCGGGGgacgcggcggcggcggcggcggcggcggcgatcggggaggaggaggaggaggagatgaaCCTGGCGATGGCGCTGGCGGCGGAGCGGCAGCTGCGGGCGGCGGAGAGGGACGTGACGATGACGCCGTTCACGGAGCGGTCGTCGCTGATGAGGCTGATGGACGAAGCCGGGGAGGAGGGGAGGAAGGAGGAAGAGGAAGTGGGGGAGTGGTGGGGGTGCTGCGTGTGTATGGGGAGGCAGAAGGGGGCGGCGTTCATCCCGTGCGGCCACACCTTCTGCCGGGTGTGCGCGCGGGAGCTCTGGATCAGCCGGGGATCCTGCCCGCTCTGCAACCAGTTGATCCTCGAGACGCTCGACATCTACTGA